In Paenibacillus sp. FSL M7-0420, a single genomic region encodes these proteins:
- the yicI gene encoding alpha-xylosidase yields the protein MKFTDGLWLVRDGITINGAVQNYVVEKTEEGLTAITQTTPITGRSATLNSTLLTVKFHSPLPGVVGVKIIHNDGVIQRGPSFELTQGTGDHVQVEESEAQTVLISGGLRVVINKGTHWSVDFYRGDERITGSGYKSMAYITDQDGNTFMREELDLGVGEFVYGLGERFTAFVKNGQVVDLWNKDGGTSSEQAYKNVPFYVTSKGYGVFVNQPELVSYEIASEKVKKAQFSVAGESLEYFVIEGPTIKEVITKYTSLTGKPALPPAWTFGLWLTTSFTTDYDEATVNSFVEGMAERDLPLHVFHFDCFWMREYQWTDFQWDSRVFPDPVGMLKRLHDKGLKICVWINSYIGQRSPLFEEGRKNGYLLKKANGDVYQTDLWQAGMGLVDFTNPAACEWYAGYLRDLVDMGVDSFKTDFGERIPTDVVYFDGSDPYKMHNYYTQLYNKVVFEVLEEKLGKNEAAVFARSATAGGQQFPVHWGGDCYADYESMAESLRGGLSLGLSGFGFWSHDIGGFENTAPAHVFKRWLAFGLLSSHSRLHGSTSYRVPWAYDDEAVDVTRFFTKLKCSLMPYLYDVAGQAHEQGWASMRAMVMEFPEDPTCEVLDRQYMLGDSLLVAPIFQENGEVKYYLPAGRWTHLLNGETVQGGAWRKEKHDFFSLPLFVRPNTLLALGSEDSRPDYDFADGVKFGLYSLEDGKTTSATVRDIHGAPELKVEAVRSGSTVKVTAEGSGKAFTLAVKDLGAIASVEGAEQVDETTVKVGAGEKSVTFTITLK from the coding sequence ATGAAATTTACAGACGGCTTATGGCTGGTTCGTGACGGAATTACAATCAATGGTGCAGTGCAGAACTATGTAGTAGAAAAAACCGAGGAAGGCCTAACCGCCATCACGCAGACGACTCCCATCACGGGACGTTCGGCGACACTCAACTCCACACTGCTGACGGTGAAATTCCATTCCCCGCTTCCGGGCGTGGTAGGCGTCAAAATTATTCATAATGACGGCGTTATTCAGCGCGGACCTTCGTTTGAGCTGACCCAGGGAACGGGTGATCATGTTCAGGTGGAAGAGAGCGAAGCGCAGACCGTGCTGATCAGCGGCGGACTCCGCGTGGTCATCAACAAGGGCACTCACTGGTCTGTGGACTTCTATCGCGGCGACGAGCGGATTACAGGCAGCGGTTACAAATCGATGGCCTACATCACGGATCAGGACGGCAACACGTTCATGCGTGAAGAGCTGGATCTGGGCGTGGGCGAATTCGTGTATGGTCTGGGCGAGCGCTTCACGGCTTTTGTCAAAAATGGACAGGTGGTCGATCTGTGGAACAAGGATGGCGGGACAAGCTCCGAGCAGGCCTACAAGAACGTTCCGTTCTATGTGACCAGCAAGGGCTACGGCGTCTTCGTGAACCAGCCGGAACTCGTCTCGTATGAGATTGCATCTGAGAAGGTGAAGAAGGCCCAGTTCAGCGTCGCCGGAGAGAGCCTGGAATACTTCGTGATTGAAGGGCCGACGATTAAAGAGGTCATCACCAAATATACCTCCCTGACCGGCAAGCCTGCGCTGCCTCCGGCCTGGACCTTTGGCCTGTGGCTGACGACTTCGTTCACTACAGACTACGATGAAGCTACGGTTAACTCCTTCGTGGAGGGGATGGCGGAGCGCGATCTGCCGCTGCATGTGTTCCACTTCGACTGCTTCTGGATGCGTGAATATCAATGGACGGATTTCCAGTGGGATTCCCGTGTGTTCCCGGACCCGGTGGGGATGCTGAAGCGTCTGCACGACAAGGGACTGAAGATCTGCGTCTGGATCAACTCTTATATCGGACAGCGCTCCCCGTTGTTTGAAGAAGGCCGGAAGAACGGTTATCTGCTCAAAAAAGCCAACGGTGACGTCTACCAGACAGACCTCTGGCAAGCGGGCATGGGACTGGTCGACTTCACGAACCCTGCGGCTTGTGAATGGTATGCCGGTTACCTGCGCGACCTGGTGGATATGGGCGTAGACAGCTTTAAGACGGACTTCGGCGAGCGGATTCCCACGGATGTGGTCTATTTCGACGGCTCCGATCCATACAAGATGCATAACTATTATACCCAGTTGTATAACAAGGTTGTATTCGAGGTACTGGAAGAAAAGCTCGGCAAAAATGAAGCTGCCGTGTTCGCACGCTCCGCTACCGCCGGCGGCCAGCAGTTCCCGGTTCACTGGGGCGGCGATTGCTATGCCGACTATGAATCCATGGCAGAGAGCCTGCGCGGCGGCTTGTCGCTCGGCCTGTCCGGCTTCGGCTTCTGGAGCCATGACATCGGCGGGTTCGAGAACACCGCTCCGGCGCATGTCTTCAAGCGCTGGCTGGCCTTCGGCCTGCTCTCCAGCCACAGCCGTCTGCACGGCAGCACCTCGTACCGTGTGCCTTGGGCGTATGACGATGAAGCCGTGGACGTTACCCGCTTCTTCACCAAGCTCAAGTGCAGCCTGATGCCGTACCTGTATGATGTAGCCGGACAGGCACATGAGCAGGGCTGGGCCTCGATGCGGGCCATGGTGATGGAGTTCCCGGAAGATCCGACCTGTGAAGTGCTGGACCGCCAGTACATGCTGGGCGATTCCTTGCTGGTCGCTCCGATCTTCCAGGAGAACGGCGAAGTGAAGTATTACCTGCCGGCCGGCCGCTGGACACACCTGTTGAACGGTGAGACCGTACAGGGCGGAGCATGGCGCAAGGAGAAGCATGACTTCTTCAGCCTGCCGCTGTTCGTGCGTCCGAACACCTTGCTGGCCTTGGGCAGCGAGGACAGCCGTCCGGATTATGATTTTGCCGACGGCGTGAAGTTCGGCCTGTACTCCCTGGAGGACGGCAAGACTACATCGGCAACCGTGCGCGATATCCACGGTGCTCCTGAGCTGAAGGTAGAAGCTGTACGCAGCGGCAGCACTGTAAAGGTTACTGCCGAAGGCAGCGGCAAAGCATTCACCCTGGCGGTGAAGGATCTCGGCGCTATCGCTTCCGTGGAAGGTGCGGAGCAGGTGGATGAGACTACAGTCAAAGTGGGCGCCGGCGAGAAGTCCGTAACGTTCACGATTACGCTGAAATAA
- a CDS encoding sensor histidine kinase, giving the protein MKWTSIRTKLIVFLLVPTLICIMATMYVSYSHTTKSLRDRAVEENKNLLYQGYKNIDSLLQELNRLSLNVYSDGDFYRLLEAGYDDLSSDIAIYNSLSYISTSLPHLSQVYLYSVKDSKATLITDNTTPKRWLASAPYHQSSLSGSSPVSVQSTHLSNAYGLRLPLTQFIPEPVFTLHRRIERIPTSQALGYLSIDVKLAALSEIVDQLYEQDQEKLYLVDSSGRLVYSQDSGLLGKPLNAAWYNSQIADSTQLQGYFEQDSSVFIYQKIDSIGLGWTLVKQIPVSYLFREAKEAAAINLLLLALLLVTIIVLTILVSFRITAPIKQLTRYMNQVQTGNLNIEIRPAGNDEIGVVTEHFRSMMDTINNLILREYRLELASRTNELRALQSQINPHFLNNTLQIIGTLALELKVPQIYGLLSALAKMMRYSMYNDEKVVTVQSELDHVKAYIQLQKERFENKFSFRSEVEEPLLQALMPKMILQPIVENYFKHGFQLDRQDGYMEINVAGLTPERMEISIANNGLPIPAGRLEALRKELEQSSTAEERELLQNAGQDSPSRRDAPGAGIGLGNVLARLRLVCGDNALLTVDNLKTGGVIIRLEIDIVSGE; this is encoded by the coding sequence ATGAAATGGACCAGTATCCGCACGAAGCTGATCGTCTTCCTGCTTGTGCCCACCTTAATCTGCATTATGGCTACAATGTATGTCAGCTATTCCCACACCACCAAGTCACTGCGGGACCGGGCGGTCGAGGAGAACAAGAATCTGCTCTATCAAGGCTACAAAAACATTGACAGTCTGCTGCAGGAGCTCAATCGTCTGTCGCTGAACGTGTATTCTGACGGCGATTTCTACCGGCTGCTTGAAGCAGGGTACGACGATCTGTCCTCCGATATTGCCATCTATAACTCGCTCAGCTATATCTCCACCTCCCTGCCCCACCTCTCACAGGTGTACTTATACAGTGTGAAAGATTCGAAGGCTACGCTGATTACGGACAATACAACACCCAAGCGCTGGCTGGCTAGTGCACCCTACCACCAGTCCAGTCTGAGCGGAAGCTCCCCGGTAAGCGTGCAGAGTACACATCTGAGCAACGCTTACGGGCTGAGGCTGCCGTTAACGCAGTTTATACCGGAGCCGGTTTTTACGCTGCACCGCAGAATTGAGCGTATCCCTACCTCGCAGGCGCTAGGCTATCTGTCAATTGATGTGAAGCTGGCAGCCCTCAGTGAGATTGTGGACCAGCTGTACGAGCAGGATCAGGAGAAGCTGTATCTTGTGGACAGCAGCGGCAGGCTGGTCTACAGTCAGGATTCCGGGTTGCTCGGCAAACCGCTGAATGCCGCCTGGTATAACAGCCAGATTGCGGACAGCACGCAGCTGCAGGGTTATTTTGAACAGGACAGCTCTGTATTCATCTATCAAAAGATCGACAGCATCGGCCTCGGCTGGACGCTCGTCAAGCAGATTCCGGTCTCCTATCTGTTCCGCGAAGCCAAGGAGGCCGCTGCGATCAACCTGCTGCTGCTGGCGCTGCTGCTGGTGACGATCATTGTTCTGACGATCCTCGTCTCCTTCCGGATTACCGCGCCGATCAAGCAGCTGACCCGGTATATGAATCAGGTCCAGACCGGGAATCTCAACATTGAGATCCGCCCGGCGGGCAACGATGAGATCGGGGTGGTCACCGAGCATTTCCGCAGTATGATGGACACGATCAACAATCTCATTCTGCGGGAGTACAGACTGGAGCTGGCGAGCCGGACCAATGAGCTGAGGGCGCTCCAGTCCCAGATTAATCCGCATTTCCTGAACAACACTCTCCAGATTATCGGTACGCTGGCCCTGGAGCTGAAGGTGCCGCAGATCTACGGCCTGCTGTCGGCTCTGGCCAAAATGATGCGCTACAGCATGTACAATGATGAGAAGGTGGTGACGGTCCAGAGTGAGCTGGACCATGTCAAAGCGTATATCCAGTTGCAGAAGGAGCGTTTTGAGAATAAGTTCAGTTTCCGGTCTGAGGTGGAGGAGCCGCTGCTTCAGGCGCTGATGCCCAAAATGATTCTTCAGCCGATTGTGGAGAATTACTTCAAGCACGGCTTCCAGCTTGACCGGCAGGACGGATATATGGAGATTAACGTGGCCGGGCTTACTCCGGAGCGGATGGAGATCAGCATCGCCAACAATGGCCTCCCCATTCCCGCAGGCAGGCTGGAGGCGCTGCGCAAGGAGCTGGAGCAGTCCAGCACCGCTGAAGAACGGGAGCTGCTGCAGAATGCCGGACAGGACAGCCCTAGTAGACGCGATGCACCGGGCGCGGGCATCGGCCTCGGCAATGTGCTGGCCAGGCTGCGGCTGGTTTGCGGCGATAACGCCCTGCTGACCGTGGATAATCTGAAGACAGGCGGGGTAATCATCCGCCTGGAAATCGATATTGTAAGTGGAGAGTGA
- a CDS encoding carbohydrate ABC transporter permease, which yields MNAKTKSRWNIGIEVIMILLALLFLSPFYFLLANSVKSFGEILSDAASWPQAFMWENYANAWKLARFSEAFRNSLIITIISVALISLFSAMAAYRMVRANNRFNQILLLLMVAAMVVPFQTIMIPILKVVNVLGVNNSFTGLIISHLGLSIPMAIFLFHGFIKSVPLEIEEAATVDGCNPVSAFFRIVLPLLKPMLMTIIVLNALGIWNDYLLPSLILQAPGLRTIPLATFSFFGQYTKQWDMALPALTIGIAPIVIFYLFMQRYIVEGIAAGSVKG from the coding sequence ATGAATGCCAAGACCAAAAGCAGATGGAATATCGGCATTGAAGTGATTATGATCCTTCTGGCGCTTCTGTTCCTCTCTCCGTTCTACTTCCTGCTGGCGAACTCGGTGAAATCCTTCGGCGAGATTCTGAGCGACGCAGCCAGCTGGCCGCAGGCCTTCATGTGGGAGAACTATGCGAATGCGTGGAAGCTGGCCCGGTTCTCCGAAGCCTTCCGCAACTCGCTGATCATTACGATCATCAGTGTAGCGCTGATCTCGCTGTTCAGTGCGATGGCGGCCTACCGCATGGTGCGTGCCAATAACCGGTTCAACCAGATTCTGCTGCTGCTGATGGTAGCGGCGATGGTGGTTCCGTTCCAGACGATTATGATTCCGATCCTGAAGGTTGTGAATGTCCTGGGCGTGAACAACTCCTTCACCGGTCTCATTATCTCCCATCTGGGCCTCAGCATTCCGATGGCGATCTTCCTGTTCCACGGCTTCATCAAGTCCGTGCCGCTGGAGATTGAAGAGGCGGCCACGGTGGATGGCTGTAACCCGGTCTCGGCATTCTTCCGGATTGTATTGCCTCTCTTGAAGCCGATGCTGATGACCATTATCGTGCTCAATGCCCTGGGGATCTGGAATGACTATCTGCTGCCGTCCCTGATTCTCCAGGCACCCGGACTGCGGACGATTCCGCTGGCGACCTTCTCCTTCTTCGGCCAGTATACGAAGCAGTGGGATATGGCACTTCCGGCACTGACCATCGGGATTGCTCCGATCGTCATCTTCTATCTGTTCATGCAGCGTTACATTGTTGAGGGAATAGCGGCTGGCTCGGTGAAGGGTTAA
- a CDS encoding carbohydrate ABC transporter permease, whose translation MRGNKLSQFGQQVFFVGPALLFFTLIMIIPFLMGMYYSFTDWNGVSGNVSWVGFENFKSIFTNDHDFWSSFWFTVRFTVLGVILTNIVGFFLAYLLTKPLKTRNMLRTIFFMPNVIGGLLLGFIWQFIFIKGFATMGDLTGLSFFNLPWLGDATTGFWAIVMVFIWQSSGYLMVIYIASLSNVSKEVLEAAEIDGASRMQVLRNIIVPLIMPAVTIGLFLAISWSFKMFDLNLSLTKGGPFKSTESVAMNIYNEAFLNNRYGLGTAKALLFFLIVALITIIQVRITKSKEVEA comes from the coding sequence ATGCGCGGCAATAAATTGTCCCAGTTTGGTCAGCAGGTATTTTTCGTTGGCCCGGCATTATTGTTTTTTACCTTGATCATGATTATTCCGTTTCTGATGGGGATGTACTACTCCTTCACGGACTGGAACGGCGTATCCGGTAATGTGAGCTGGGTCGGCTTTGAGAATTTTAAAAGTATTTTTACGAATGATCACGACTTCTGGTCATCCTTCTGGTTTACCGTGAGATTCACCGTGCTGGGTGTGATCTTGACTAACATAGTAGGCTTCTTCCTGGCCTATCTGTTGACCAAACCCCTGAAGACACGTAATATGCTCCGGACCATTTTTTTCATGCCGAATGTGATCGGGGGCCTGCTGCTCGGGTTCATCTGGCAGTTCATCTTCATCAAAGGCTTCGCCACGATGGGCGATCTTACGGGCCTGTCCTTCTTCAACCTTCCCTGGCTCGGGGATGCGACCACCGGCTTCTGGGCGATTGTCATGGTCTTCATCTGGCAGTCCTCCGGCTATCTGATGGTCATCTACATCGCTTCGCTCAGCAACGTCTCCAAAGAGGTGCTCGAAGCTGCCGAGATTGACGGCGCCTCCCGGATGCAGGTGCTGCGCAACATTATCGTTCCGCTGATTATGCCTGCGGTTACGATCGGGCTGTTCCTGGCGATCTCCTGGTCCTTCAAGATGTTCGACCTGAACCTCTCGCTGACCAAAGGCGGACCGTTCAAATCGACGGAATCTGTAGCGATGAACATCTATAACGAAGCCTTCCTGAACAACCGTTATGGTCTGGGTACGGCGAAGGCGCTGTTATTCTTCCTCATTGTAGCGCTGATTACGATCATTCAGGTTCGTATAACGAAGAGTAAGGAGGTAGAAGCTTAA
- a CDS encoding ABC transporter substrate-binding protein, whose protein sequence is MKKKHSALMMSSVMLMSVVLAACGGNADKSASNNASNGSAGNSGAVKTVKIFQFKTEIVEGLNELKVEFEKEHPDIKLDIQTVGGGADYGAALKTKFASGDAPDIFSNGGYAEMALWADKLEDLSDQPWVKDLIPLAAEPMTKDGKTYGMPMNLEGIGYVYNKDLFAKAGITETPKTISELEEAAKKLQAINVTPFGNAYQEWWLLGIQGISVAFAQQDNVDEFIKGLNDGTASIVGNEKFKDWSNLLNLTVKYGQKNPLTTDANTHLALFAKGETAMMQEGNWAQTLVDNITPDMNIGMFPMPINDDAAMNDKLSVGVPANLVVNKESGSKEEAKTFLNWLVTSDMGKEYIVKKWKFIPALSTIPATPEDIGLLGADVWNYVKEGKVYGLQASKFPDGVTQEFASSIQELIAGKVDEAGWEKGMQAAWDKLKK, encoded by the coding sequence ATGAAGAAGAAACATTCTGCACTGATGATGTCATCCGTAATGCTAATGTCAGTAGTGCTCGCAGCTTGCGGCGGCAATGCCGATAAGTCTGCCTCCAATAATGCTTCTAATGGAAGCGCTGGCAACAGCGGCGCTGTGAAGACCGTTAAGATTTTCCAGTTCAAGACCGAGATCGTGGAAGGCCTGAATGAGCTGAAGGTGGAATTTGAGAAGGAACATCCTGACATCAAACTGGATATCCAGACCGTGGGCGGCGGCGCAGACTATGGTGCAGCGCTGAAGACCAAATTCGCTTCCGGCGATGCTCCTGATATTTTCAGTAACGGCGGGTATGCCGAAATGGCACTGTGGGCAGACAAGCTGGAAGACCTGTCGGACCAGCCTTGGGTGAAGGATCTGATTCCACTTGCCGCAGAGCCTATGACCAAGGACGGCAAAACCTACGGGATGCCAATGAACCTTGAAGGCATCGGTTATGTATACAACAAGGACCTGTTCGCCAAGGCCGGGATTACAGAGACGCCAAAAACCATTTCCGAGCTTGAAGAAGCAGCCAAAAAGCTGCAGGCGATTAACGTGACTCCGTTCGGCAACGCCTATCAGGAATGGTGGCTGCTGGGGATTCAGGGGATTAGCGTAGCTTTTGCCCAGCAGGATAATGTGGATGAATTCATCAAGGGTCTGAACGACGGAACTGCATCCATTGTGGGGAATGAGAAGTTCAAGGATTGGAGCAATCTGCTGAACCTGACGGTAAAATACGGCCAGAAGAATCCGCTGACCACTGATGCCAATACTCACCTGGCACTGTTCGCCAAGGGCGAAACGGCTATGATGCAGGAAGGCAACTGGGCACAGACACTGGTAGATAACATTACGCCGGACATGAACATCGGGATGTTCCCGATGCCAATCAACGATGATGCGGCGATGAACGATAAGCTGTCGGTGGGTGTTCCGGCGAACCTGGTGGTGAACAAGGAATCCGGCTCCAAGGAAGAAGCGAAGACGTTCCTGAACTGGCTGGTCACTTCGGATATGGGGAAAGAGTATATCGTGAAGAAATGGAAGTTCATTCCTGCATTGTCCACCATTCCGGCAACCCCTGAGGATATTGGTCTCCTGGGTGCGGATGTCTGGAATTATGTAAAAGAAGGCAAGGTCTATGGACTGCAGGCATCCAAATTCCCTGATGGCGTCACTCAAGAGTTCGCCAGCTCCATTCAGGAATTGATTGCGGGCAAGGTGGATGAAGCCGGCTGGGAGAAGGGCATGCAGGCTGCCTGGGATAAGCTGAAGAAATAA
- a CDS encoding helix-turn-helix domain-containing protein has protein sequence MKALIVDDEARVRKAVRLLVDWEAHQIEEILEAGNGNEAIGLIRREKPALVIMDMMMESGSGLELMTWVDEFAGSTKFIVVSGHNDFDFVRQTVRHGGIDYILKPIEPDMINSAVSKAVSAWRAEEAERSHRQHQSLRLNEIKPIFGEKLLSALIDDRVNAEASLRRLIHDGIIPPDIKISRLLLVQTDSGNNPLLRRFGGDSELLYYAIVNICNEFLQQQGTGIAFRYWGGPPEIAILLWEPHESVTSLISRMNQGIFLTLQFRMHFGISTPGAFPAHLPAGRAEAAEALLRRNLLRHEDYCHYAGAEALPGGGTSMGAGTVAGGGTDVGVMTGGKPGLGAVTGGVTGSGMDEVTSRKSGAGAATGGLTGSGTGEVTGRKSGAGAATGNGAGAVTGREPGTIPGGKPRNKRETAVPLSFADVQEDWRMAVISGTPEALTAAAQHWTQELSRRGVVTPQMLNDWKADALLLRSRLVREALGSQAANVLAELEHGDQQNPSPQPSGYSFSLFAWRDWSLAFMQQLSRALAARQQKERNPMTEIVKYIEQNYPSDLSLQEVAGKFQVSREYVSRRFKQEYGINFSDYIVSVRIEKAKLLMQNPGLKLAQISEMVGFHDVKYFSKVFKKHTGHSPKDYRDQAEH, from the coding sequence ATGAAGGCACTGATTGTAGATGACGAAGCAAGAGTCCGGAAGGCCGTCCGCCTGCTGGTGGACTGGGAGGCCCATCAGATTGAGGAGATTCTGGAGGCGGGTAACGGCAATGAGGCCATCGGTCTGATCCGCCGGGAGAAGCCTGCGCTGGTCATTATGGATATGATGATGGAGTCCGGGAGCGGCCTGGAGCTGATGACCTGGGTGGATGAATTCGCAGGCAGCACCAAGTTCATTGTGGTCAGCGGGCATAATGATTTCGACTTCGTCCGCCAGACCGTCCGCCATGGCGGCATCGATTATATCCTGAAGCCGATTGAGCCGGATATGATTAACAGCGCGGTCTCCAAGGCAGTATCCGCCTGGCGGGCCGAGGAGGCGGAACGCAGCCACCGCCAGCACCAGAGTCTCCGGCTGAATGAGATCAAGCCGATCTTCGGGGAGAAGCTGCTGTCTGCGCTCATCGATGACAGGGTGAATGCCGAGGCCTCGCTGCGCCGCCTGATCCATGACGGCATCATTCCGCCGGACATTAAGATTTCGCGTCTGCTCCTCGTGCAGACGGACAGCGGCAACAATCCGCTGCTGCGGCGCTTCGGCGGCGACAGCGAGCTGCTCTACTACGCCATCGTGAACATCTGCAACGAATTCCTGCAGCAGCAGGGCACAGGCATCGCCTTCCGCTACTGGGGCGGGCCGCCGGAGATTGCCATCCTGCTCTGGGAGCCGCATGAATCTGTCACTTCACTGATTAGCCGGATGAATCAGGGCATCTTCCTGACGCTGCAGTTCCGTATGCATTTCGGAATCAGCACGCCTGGCGCTTTCCCCGCGCATCTGCCGGCGGGACGCGCCGAAGCCGCCGAAGCCCTGCTGCGGCGGAATCTGCTTAGGCATGAGGATTACTGCCATTATGCGGGGGCGGAGGCGTTGCCGGGCGGGGGGACAAGCATGGGAGCGGGTACGGTGGCAGGCGGGGGGACTGATGTGGGTGTGATGACGGGCGGAAAGCCAGGCTTGGGTGCGGTGACAGGCGGAGTGACTGGCAGTGGAATGGACGAGGTGACGAGCCGGAAGTCAGGTGCGGGTGCGGCGACAGGCGGATTGACTGGCTCGGGAACGGGCGAGGTGACAGGCCGGAAGTCAGGTGCGGGTGCGGCGACAGGCAATGGTGCTGGCGCAGTGACGGGCAGGGAGCCGGGGACGATACCCGGCGGGAAGCCGCGCAATAAGCGGGAGACCGCAGTCCCGCTGAGCTTCGCCGATGTCCAGGAGGACTGGCGGATGGCGGTCATCAGCGGGACGCCCGAGGCCCTGACCGCAGCGGCGCAGCACTGGACTCAGGAGCTTAGCCGCCGGGGGGTGGTTACCCCGCAGATGCTGAACGACTGGAAGGCCGATGCGCTGCTGCTTCGCTCCCGTCTGGTCCGGGAAGCGCTTGGCAGCCAGGCGGCTAACGTGCTGGCTGAGCTTGAGCACGGGGACCAGCAGAACCCCTCTCCGCAGCCCAGCGGCTATTCCTTCTCCCTGTTCGCCTGGCGCGACTGGTCCCTTGCCTTCATGCAGCAGTTATCCCGGGCGCTCGCGGCCAGGCAGCAGAAAGAGCGGAACCCGATGACGGAGATCGTAAAATACATTGAGCAGAATTACCCCTCCGACCTCTCCCTTCAGGAGGTGGCGGGCAAATTCCAGGTCAGCCGCGAGTATGTCTCACGCCGGTTCAAGCAGGAATACGGCATCAACTTCTCCGACTACATCGTCAGCGTCCGCATCGAGAAGGCCAAGCTGCTGATGCAGAATCCGGGCCTCAAGCTGGCCCAGATCTCGGAAATGGTCGGCTTCCACGACGTCAAATACTTCAGCAAGGTCTTCAAGAAGCATACCGGCCATTCGCCGAAAGACTACCGGGATCAGGCGGAGCATTGA
- a CDS encoding SGNH/GDSL hydrolase family protein, with the protein MNNVENSPNGVLSQPEFTSATALSTAANYIMNAPEPFTHTYRTYIRLRENGSLTLKFWHSNAVDSTWDLGADAVASEPGGEWSIEAAYVADGGAAPDGSVVPGSQVPVTFSGERSRRVEPGEQFWSDEALLELPEGHMLAFTWTLKTAGAGKSFPFNVEGMLISGYDVPGTLAARESAAGFSESDKLQVLPSFLGYKKDVTKKLIFLGDSITQGVRTAKDQYEHWAARIAEGLGTQFGLWNIGSGWGRAYDVATDGPWLHKAQQGDEVLIVLGVNDLDIGQRSAEELLTDLTHIISRIKEAQPETAVILSTVPPFNFEGGRETHWRKVNECIRTSPPAGVDRVFDIAAVLSVAVPADHRIKPEYMSDEFDPHPNGAAGKAVADAFLAWYGESATGRP; encoded by the coding sequence ATGAACAATGTTGAGAACAGTCCAAACGGAGTGCTGAGCCAGCCGGAGTTCACCTCCGCTACCGCGCTGTCTACAGCCGCCAATTATATTATGAACGCGCCGGAGCCGTTCACCCATACGTACCGCACCTATATCCGTCTGCGGGAGAACGGGAGCCTGACGCTGAAGTTCTGGCACAGCAATGCGGTGGATTCGACCTGGGACCTGGGCGCGGATGCCGTAGCCAGTGAACCGGGGGGCGAGTGGAGCATCGAAGCGGCATATGTCGCCGATGGCGGAGCCGCGCCGGACGGCAGCGTTGTGCCTGGCTCACAGGTGCCGGTTACCTTCAGCGGCGAACGGTCGCGGCGCGTGGAGCCGGGCGAGCAGTTCTGGAGCGACGAAGCGCTTCTGGAGCTGCCGGAGGGCCATATGCTGGCCTTCACCTGGACCTTGAAGACGGCTGGAGCAGGCAAGTCTTTCCCCTTCAATGTGGAGGGAATGCTGATCTCCGGCTACGATGTGCCGGGCACGTTAGCGGCCAGGGAGTCGGCCGCCGGGTTCAGCGAATCCGATAAGCTCCAGGTGCTTCCAAGCTTCCTGGGCTACAAGAAGGATGTAACGAAGAAACTGATATTCCTCGGCGATTCTATCACGCAGGGGGTACGGACGGCCAAGGATCAATATGAGCACTGGGCGGCAAGAATTGCGGAGGGGCTGGGAACACAGTTCGGCCTGTGGAATATCGGCTCCGGCTGGGGCCGGGCTTACGATGTAGCCACGGACGGCCCTTGGCTGCATAAGGCGCAGCAGGGTGATGAGGTGCTGATCGTGCTGGGCGTGAATGATTTGGATATCGGCCAGCGCTCGGCAGAGGAGCTGCTTACGGACCTTACGCACATTATCTCCCGGATCAAGGAAGCACAGCCGGAGACAGCGGTAATTCTCAGCACGGTGCCGCCCTTCAATTTCGAGGGCGGGCGTGAGACCCATTGGCGCAAAGTGAATGAATGTATCCGCACGAGTCCTCCGGCCGGAGTGGACCGCGTGTTCGACATCGCTGCCGTGCTCTCTGTTGCTGTTCCCGCTGACCACCGGATCAAGCCGGAGTATATGAGCGACGAGTTCGACCCGCATCCGAACGGTGCGGCGGGCAAGGCCGTGGCGGATGCGTTTCTGGCGTGGTACGGGGAATCTGCAACAGGCAGACCGTAA